The Streptomyces vinaceus genome contains the following window.
TCCTCCGGGGGGCGGGCGGGTTGGGGGGGCCGGCGGATCACGGCCGGAGGCCCCCTAGTGCCCGGCGGGGGTGAACGTGAGGCGCCGGTCGGCCGGCGAGTATCCGCTGAGGGTGACGGTCGGTCCGTGCGTGGGCAGGGACGGGTCCGGGAAGTCCGCGGGGAGGGGCTTTTGACCTTCGGGGCGCCGGTCGACCGTGGGGAACGGCGGTGGGAAGGGCGCGGTGGTCTCGATCTGCTGCTGGTAGAACTGCAGCCAGCGCGAGTTGTCGAAGGTGACCGCCCCGATGACGCGGCCCTGGTAGCCGTACACGCCGGTGAAGCGGCGTTCGGCGCGCGAGCCCTGGGTGATCATGATCTCGGTGCCCATCGAGGGCACGCCGACCGATTTGATGCTCACCCCGAACTGCGAGGACCAGAAGGCCGGCACCCAGATGTGCGGGCGCCGCTCCGTGCTCTCGCTGAGCATGTTGTGGGCTGCGGTCTCCGCCTGGGAGACGGCGTTGCCCCAGTGCTCCAGCGACAGGAACTGGTAGCCGAAGAGCGGGTGCGGGGAGCGGGCGACGTCGCCCGCCACGAAGATGTCGTCGGTGACGATGCCGCGGATGTCGAAGGCCCGGCAGCCGGCGTCGCAGGCGATGCCGCGGGGTCCGGCGCCCAGCCCCGATCCGCTGAGCCAGTCCGTGTTGCGCTGGGCCCCGAGCGAGACGACCACGACGTCGCACTCCAGCGTGGTGCCGTCGGAGAAGTGCGCGGCGCGGACCCGGTTGGTGGAGTCGCCCTCCAGGGCCGTGACCATGATGCCGGTGCGCAGGTCGACGCCGTTCTCTCGGTGGAGTTCGGCGGCGACCGCGCCGATGACCCCGCCGAGGGCGCCGACGAGGGGGGCGTCGGCGCGTTCGGCGACGGTGACCTCCAGTCCGCGCTCGCGGCAGGCGGAGGCGATCTCGGAGCCGGTGAACCCGGCGCCGATGACCAGGACCCGGCGCGGGCCCTCGTCGAACCGCCGGGCCAGGGCCGCGCCGTCGTCGCGGGTCCGCAGGACGTACACCCCGTCGAGCTCCGCCTCGGCCGGGTTGGGCCAGGGCCGGGCGCGGACGCCGGTGGCGATCAGCAGCCGGTCGTAGGGCACTTCGTCCCCGTCGGCGAGCTTGACCCGCCGGGCCGCCATGTCGAGGCCGCTGGCCGCCACGCCGAGTCGCCATTCGGCCTCGATGTCGCGGCGGCGTGGCAGCTCGGTGCGCTCGGCCGTACCCATGCCCAGCAGCGCCTGCTTGGACAGGGGCGGGCGGTCGTACGGCTGGTACGGCTCGTCGCCGATCATGGTGAGCGAGCCCTTGAAACCCTTCTCGCGCAGGGTCTCGGCACCGCGCAGCCCGGCGAGGGAGGCGCCGACGACCACGATCCGGCCGTTCGCCTTGAGGTGCTCCAGGGCGGTGTCAGCCATCGGAGGCCTCCCCCGCCGAGCGCGCGGCTCCGGGCGCGGTCGCGGCCATGTCCAGCTCGTCCACGAGGATCGCCTGTACGGGGCAGGCGGCGACGGCCTGGGCCACGCGCTCGCGGTGGGCGTCCTGCGCCTGCGGATCGTAGAGCAGGCCCTCGTCTCCGTGCATCGCGAAGACGTCGGGTGCGAGGAAGGCGCACTGTGCGTACCCCTGGCACCGGTTGAGATCGACGACAAGCCTCAGCAAGGTCCGGTCCTTTCGTTGGCCCCCTCCGGCTCCCCGGCCAGCGTGCGGCCCGCGCGGCGGGTCGGCCCGTCCGGCGAGCCCATCGGAGTGACGGCCGCGGCGGAGGGTCACGCGGAGTGGCGGGCGGTGCGCAGGATGTACAGGCTGATGAGCAGCGCCCAGGCCGGGAAGACGAGCTCGCAGTACGGCACGGTGGAGCCCACGACCAGCAGGAGCAGCCCGGCCAGGGTCCCGATCACCACCAGGGGTCTGGGCAGGACCCCGAGTTTGCGCCCGAGGGTCGAGGTCGCGAGGACGAAGACGGCCGCCATCCGCATCCCGTACGTCGTGAGCAGCGTGTACGCGAAATGCCGGCCGAAGCCCGTGGGGTCCTCGGCGTCGAGCACGGTCCCGGCGGCGGCGACCGCGCCGAAGAGGCAGGCGACGAAGACCAGTCCGCTGCCCAGGAACACGGTGGCGATGAACCGGTCCTCGGCGTCCCCGGTGTGCTCGCGCAGTGCGCCCATGAACCACAGGAAGGCGATGCCCGCGAACGGGACGAGCTCGGTCGCGGTCTGCAGTGCCCCCCGCTTGCCCGGGACGATCTCCTCCTCGCCGCCGCCCCCCTCGGGCAGGGCGATCCGGGCGAGCACGATCGCCGCCGCGAGCAGGACGGCGAAGACGATCCCCGCCAGCCCCGCGGCCTTCGGGGTGCTCAGGGCCTGTTGCCGGGTCCGCCCCGGTGCTCCCTCTGTCATCCCTCCA
Protein-coding sequences here:
- a CDS encoding NAD(P)/FAD-dependent oxidoreductase, producing the protein MADTALEHLKANGRIVVVGASLAGLRGAETLREKGFKGSLTMIGDEPYQPYDRPPLSKQALLGMGTAERTELPRRRDIEAEWRLGVAASGLDMAARRVKLADGDEVPYDRLLIATGVRARPWPNPAEAELDGVYVLRTRDDGAALARRFDEGPRRVLVIGAGFTGSEIASACRERGLEVTVAERADAPLVGALGGVIGAVAAELHRENGVDLRTGIMVTALEGDSTNRVRAAHFSDGTTLECDVVVVSLGAQRNTDWLSGSGLGAGPRGIACDAGCRAFDIRGIVTDDIFVAGDVARSPHPLFGYQFLSLEHWGNAVSQAETAAHNMLSESTERRPHIWVPAFWSSQFGVSIKSVGVPSMGTEIMITQGSRAERRFTGVYGYQGRVIGAVTFDNSRWLQFYQQQIETTAPFPPPFPTVDRRPEGQKPLPADFPDPSLPTHGPTVTLSGYSPADRRLTFTPAGH
- a CDS encoding ferredoxin, coding for MRLVVDLNRCQGYAQCAFLAPDVFAMHGDEGLLYDPQAQDAHRERVAQAVAACPVQAILVDELDMAATAPGAARSAGEASDG